Within Emys orbicularis isolate rEmyOrb1 chromosome 16, rEmyOrb1.hap1, whole genome shotgun sequence, the genomic segment atattttcaaaaaaatcatatagagtgcaacgtcacactgggGCCTCTGCTTTGGCTATGTTCGCTGATTCACCTCCCATTCCTCTGTCCCCCTCTTGTTGGAAAGAAGGGAATTATAAAGCTGCCCTTACATCTTCAGGGGTCAGTCATGCTCTTTGAAGGGCGTGAGCACTGGATTCACTTTAGGAATTCATGAACTCTGCCCTTCCCCGCTCTGGAGAAGAAGCACCCCCAGAGCACACAAAGCATCCGAAAAAGAAGGCAGCAGAGCTCCTCAGGAACACAGACTGAACCACCACAgctttgagcagggccggctctagcttttttgccgccccaagcaacaacaacaacaaaaaaggcggccagactgccaaagcaaaaaaaaaaaaggcagctgcaGGGAGCGCGTGGAAGGCGGTCAAGGCTgctcgcaggggggtgaagggcagcGCCCGCCCACTCCCTCCGCCCATGGGCAACCAGGCGCTGCAGCCCGCtcgcagccgggcgagaggggctcccccctctggccttggggtgcctctcccgggggctgcaggaggtgctggctcagccgctcctttaaaggcggctcggccaggctgggctcagagcgGCACAGGAGgtggaggccggtgcaggcggcggggagtggcagACCGCGGGGAGCCGGAGCTGCTGACCAGGCTgccaaatcaaaaaaaaaaaaaacacggcagggtggccagaatgtgccaccccaagattggccggaatgccacACCTTACAATGTGCCggcccaggcacgtgctttctcgtctggtgcctggacgTCTCGTCTGTGCTTCATAGCCCAAGAGAAACAGACAAGGTTTTCATTTTGAAGCCCAAACACATCAATATGCTTAATCATAGTCTTCAGGGAACTAATTCCCCTTGATATTAGCTCTGTGACCCTTGCTCACTTGCCAGCCACCTGCTTTCCAGCATGGGGTGAACCAGACTGGTTGCAGGGTATCATGGGCATTATTAGTCTAATTAGTCCATCAGCCAACTTGTGACACCAACTTCTTTCTGTCACCTTTCTGTCCTATGAAAGTTTCACACATGCTGCAGCTTTTCTCAAGCTATCTCTGCTGTCTATATTATAAGATGCCAAATTCATGAATTAAAATATAATGCCAGCATAGATGATCTGCTAAATTAAGTGTAATAAGCTAAGTACTGCTAGAATCTGTCTCTAGTACTCATGTGAATTTCTCCCCCTAGACTTTGAGAGAAAGGATTGTATGATTGGTTTCCCTGGTGTTTTGAAAtcttgttctttttctttgctcAGTTTTTCAACATGTATGTTCTTTGAATTGTGGGATTTGTAGTTTtccttttagttttgtttttatgaactacatttcccagagtTCTCTGTTTCAGCAGCCTTTTTGTCTTCTCTGAAGGTCAGGCACTACCATAACATGAGAGGTGAAATTGCAAATGCTTATAGAAATTTTCTTGCTGGTTTAACAACAAGggctttattttttctgttttatttttctcttgttaAGATGCATGTTTTATAGAAATGGAGGTATGGCTAAGCTGGGTGCTGTAGAGATCTTTGGAGTTAGGGGTTATCTTCTGATGCTGCCACTTTCCTGCTGTAATGCTGATCTGATCTGTCTCCGTAGTGGTTTATAGTCGGTGTGTGAAATGTTAGTATTTTTTGCAACTGTAACAGGGGAAACAAAGAACTGTAGATGTGGGACTTGGCAGGAGAGTGAAATGGAAaatgatttttaattattttgtggaCTAGAAAGCATTGAGATTAAGaatcatattttaaaagtaaaaagtcCTGTTTTTCAAGTGTATTTCTCTTaattaaatatttctttctttacaTTTAGCCTCCCCTCGCCCCCCAGTATTGCTTGTCACAAAGTCTTTCTCTTTCATCTTTCACCACATTTCTCCAATACTGTACATCCCTTCTCTTGTTTTTTGCTACTTACTGTCATCTCCCACCTACACCACTGCAGACTCTCTACCTCTCATCTTGCTCCCCTCCAGTCTGACCAATATGCTGATGCATAAACAAGTGTCCGCTCCCACTGCTCTCATCATGTCAGTCCCTTATTAAAGATTGTGTCACTAGCTTCTCTTCAGCTCTAtccattttaggcacctaaaatctttgagaatctgggcctaagtgacttaggtctggtcttcactacagacctatattggtataactacatcattcaggggtgtgaaaaatccacttataccaacctaacccctagtgtagacagtattatgttggcaggagagcttctaccacttctcggggaggtggattaactatgctgaagGAAGAGCTTTCTCCCTTCAGCTTAGAGCATCATCAgtaaagcactacagcagcgcaACTGcgtcagtgcagctgtgccgatgcagcgttttaagtgtagacgtgcccttaaaCAGCTacgcccattttcaaaagtggcttctctagttaggaccagatttttaaaaggatgtttgcATTGCTCAGCTGAGCAGAGCAATGACTAACCCCCTAGGTGGCCCACTGTCTAGTGGAATCttcagccctgagttaggcagCGCTATGCTGCCTACGCTCCctagactagagcaggggtcggcaacgtttggcacgcggctcgccagggtaagcaccctggcgggccgggccagttttatttacctgctgacgcggcaggttcggccgatcgcggcccccactggccccggttcgccgtcccgggccaatgggggcggcgagaagcagcgcgggtgagcgatgtgctggctgcggcttctcgctgcccccattggcccgggacggcgaaccggggccagtgggggccgcgatcggccgaacctgccgcgtcagcaggtaaataaaactggcccggcccgccagggtgcttaccctggcgagccgcgtgccgaacgttgccgacccctggactagaggatGGAGATAGTTAAGCACCTAAGAAAGGGATTTTTAGAAGCTGACCAGGAAGTAAAATTTTCAGAACTGAGCAGGAACCACTTAAGCTATCCAGGAGTAAAatgccagggggaggggcaggcagaggaGAGGGGCTTAAGCATCTAAGGGTCTGACTTGGTCTGATCAGCTGATGGGCCAGAGAAAGGCGCCTCCATCCACTTGGGATCCCCAGCCACGAAccttctcctggagttaggcatctaaaccaGGTCATCTGCTTAGGGAGCTTGTGCCCTAGCAACTAACCCCTGCTTTCCACCCCCATTCATACTTCATCCCTCTCTTACTTCACCTCACCCTATATTTCCCTGGGTCTCCCGCTCTCTTTTGTGCAGGTGCTGTACTGGCCACCCCTCCATCTACTGGTGACCACCATCCGGACCCTCCTGCTGCAGGGTCTGACAGGacttaggcatgctcagagcacacctacaggatcaggccctgttggCAAGATAGACATTCctccaattaatttaaaaatcccaGTTCTGGGACAGAGCCTCTGGGGCTTCAGCTTGTGCTAGGGCTCAGAGCAGCTCTTTAGCTGCAAAATGGTAGCAGCCCTTAGGCTGCTTTGGAAATGTCGGCTGGTGGGAACTTATGCACCTAGATGGGCCCATGTGCCTATCTGCTTGTTTAGCTGGCTAAAtcccattaaaaaattcagctgtAGGTCCCAGATTTGTAAACACATTTCGGGGAGGGATTTACAAGtcaaactgaggcctggtctacgccTAAAACTTAGGCCGACCTAGCTGTGTGGTGAAAATTTTTGCGCCCTGAGCAccgtagttaggttgacctaacacCCAGTGTGGACATGGCTAGGTAGACCGAGCTACTTCCTCTCagagagatggattacctacatcaTCAGTAAAACCCCTTCCGTCGATGTAAGAAGTGTCTACGCTACATCATCACAGCAGCAGGGCCACAGCTGTGCCACAGTAGTGGCTATAGCGTAGACATTAGGTGCCTAATTGCCAATTCAGGCGCCTACATCCAATATTTAGGTGCCACTAGCACTCACAaaatccctgctcagctgctgcgtAAGCCTGTGGGTGCCTAATGTTTCTAGGCGCCTACGTTTCTGCTGTTAAAGTCTCTGATGCACCTACATTTTGGTGTCTGGGCCTGGGCTCAGCTACCTCTGCCTCAGTCTTGACCCTGTCCAGCAGCTTAGCACCTAATTCACAACTAGGCCCCTTCAGGATTCACAAATTAGTTATTTCTTCACCTATCTTGCTTGCCGGGCCCAGTTGGGTAGatgtgaactcaatgggagttaggcgcccaaaacctttgagggtctgggccttaggccttgcaatgctgagcaggTTAAGGCCTAATACCTTGAAAAATCCAGGCCAACCTTTTCAGatgtgggtgcctaaaattaggtacctaaatccataCTTAGGTACCTAAGAAAGTGGTCACATTTTCAGTGATGCTGAGCAGCTGCAACATCCATTGACTGTAATTGGCACTCAGCACCTACCTTTGCAAATCAGGCTCTTCATTTTAGGCTCCCATGCTGGCCTAAGCTGATATATTTGGTGTGAATTACAAATTCTCTCCCTGTTTTCTATCCTCTTGTCTCAGTCTCCAGAGATCTCCAGGCAGTTCATCCCCTCCATTGtttgattttggtttttttaaatgctctttttaCACAGGGAAATTACAGAGTGGACAAAAATCTCCTGAAAATAGGGTGGACGAATGTCTCTCCTTGTGCCATTCCTCCTCTATGCTCTTTGACTCTTTCCCAACCCTATCGCCAAAGCAATCAATGCCTCTCCTGTCCCCAgatcaattcccctcccccagccaattTATATTGCTAGCTGTCCCCCCGCAGCCAATTTACATTGCTAGCTCTCCAAAATCCATTCTCCTCTCCCTCAGTCATTTAATGCTGTCCCCTACTGTTTGTGGGCCCCTTTGTCGGCCTCCATCGCCCAGCTGCTCCTCCTACACTGGGCCCCTCTGTTCCTGGTTCCCTCCAGACCCCTGTAAGGGAGCAGCAGCTCAGAGACACACTGAACCCAGGCCTCCCTGCTGTTAGAGAAGCAGCAGAGATAGGCCCCATTCCTGCCTCCCCTCTTGCTCATACTGAGGGGGATGGTGCCCAAAATGGCGACTGGCTTGGTAGGCAGCTTAGGTTGCAAACTCACCCACCAATTCAAGGCCTGTTTTGCCCAGGCTCTGTAACAGCCAGAGGCTCCATACTCTCCTGCCCAAAAGGGTGGGATGCTGAAGGAATCTCTACCAGCAGGGCCTCTATCCTGGAGAGTGGGGAGACAACAAGGCAAGTCATCTCTGCCTTCCCCTCATCAGAGGCCAGTGGCGTGGAGGGGCATCATCTGTGGGGAGGGGTTCTGAAGATAAGGGTTGCTGCTGTGGTGAGGGCTTTGCTCCGTGTGATGTTGCTTCTGTGTGGGCTGCTCCCCACTGGATTTGGAGAAAACTCTGCACTGAGAGCAGCAGAGCAAAGGTCCCACCTGAGGAGAAACTGGGCTCCCAAACCAGGCAAGGCCAGTGGAGATGGGCTTGACATCCCTGTGTTTCTCTTACCCTATCTCTCCACTGCCAGTCTTGGTGCCCACCACATGTGCCTGAAAGGGACGCTGTCCAACTGCAACCCAGTGTAAAGCCATGCGTTAGGTAGATTCTGGCTTTCCCCTGCCttggtgtccctttaaaaaagtcATAAAATGTGAAGAACTGGCCCCATCTCTTCCAAGTTTGCCCActtgcgggggggcagggctgcctgTCAACCCAGGAGGAAGGGTGAGACCTGCGAGTAGGgaacagggctgggagtcaggagttctggtgtctagtcccagctctaccactgactcaGTGCATGACCGTGGGAAAGTTACTtctcctctctatgcctcagtttctctagctGGAAAAGGAGGCTAATAATGCTTTCCTCGCAGGTgctgtttaattaattaatgtgtcCAAAGTGATTTGGGATTGTTGACTagaaggcagaagagaaggaCAAAGTATCATTATCAGCATCATGAATTCCTCACAGTAGCCAAAGAAAAAGTAACCTTGTAGttaaggaagagctctgtgttctAAGGTTTAACTGCCATATATTCACCTTGGATCCTAGATGAGCATATACTGTGCTTTGAAGGTGCCGGAAGGTTGCAGAGCCCTCGGGCTCCACCATTACAGATCTCACTCCGTGGCCAAGGCTGCTCCAAACCTGGCCTTTGTGCCAGCCAGCCCTCCTCCAGATGCCATGGAAGTAGAGGCACTGCAGCGCTTCGTTTCTCATTCCCAGAGGCTGTTGGTAATGACCGGTGCTGGAATCTCCACTGAATCAGGGATCCCAGACTACCgctcagaaggggtggggctttaTGCCAGGACGGACAGGCGACCCATCCAGCATGCTGAGTTTGTTCGCAGTGCCAGTGCCCGCCAGAGGTACTGGGCAAGGAACTTTGTGGGCTGGCCCCAGTTCTCCTCTCACCAGCCTAACGCAGCGCACCTGGCCTTAAGAAACTGGGAGAAGCTAGGAAAGCTGCACTGGCTGGTGACCCAGAATGTGGATGCCCTGCATATCAAGGCCGGGAGTCAGCGGGTGATGGAATTGCATGGCTGCACACACAGGTACTCTACAGGGTTAGGGAAAAGATGGTTAATGCACAGGTACCATCTTATGGGTGGGAGGGTAGCTTACAAATGGGTGTggtgttatggggggggggtgtccacaAGGAATTATGTAAAGATGTCATGTTACTACACAGGTGAGACAACATAAAGGTACTGCTTGACTGCGGGGGAGGTGAGCACAGAGTTGCCATGCTATGGTGGGAGGGTGGCTAATCCACAGATGCTGTTCAAGGGGCAGAACATCTTATGCCCAGATGCTCCCACATTTCACACACCTTTTGTGCAGTACTGTTTGACTCGTTTCTCCTTTAGTCTGTTACAATTAGGAGCTTCTCCTTTTTTGTCATATCTAGAGTCCTCTCAGTGAGGGTAAGAAGGGGAACAGGAACCATGAGTGTGCAGGGAAAGTTAAATGGGGCTGAAATCAGTGTGTTGTGCTGGAAGCACAGAAGGTGGACCTGTTTGGAGACAACAAGTGCAGCAAGGATAGTACATGCCACAGACATGGCATACTGTATGTACACAGCACCACTGCTGTACAGCCACTTcttgggagggagagcagcactCTGCACCACAGAAATGGAGGGGGAATTTTAGCCAAGGCCACTTACCAAAAGATCCCAAGGTACTTTAATGTCTACACAGAGCAGATGGGACCACAATGTTTGAAGGCCCTGTAGGAAAGATCTGCACACACAGTAAACAACATGGCAGCTAGTTTATCTGCCTTGGAAGGATGCTGGGCTGAGTTGACACTGTTGGAAGTTGAACCTGTGGTGATGGTTCAGAGCAATGCTAAAACCATGAATACCCCCCAGCTGgtgaggagggaggtgggaagtaGGTAGAGGActtaggccttgcctacactgccactttactgcgctgaaactttctcactcgggggtgtgaagaaacaccccccccccccaagtgatgcaagtttcagcgctagtgtagacagtgcaccagcgctcgTAGCtgtgctcccagtgctggtagctactcccctcgtgggggtgctctttttagagcactgggggagctctctcccagcaatggtgccacaactacacagccatgttaaagtactgccgcggcagcgctttaacgttgctagtgaagacgtacccttagatctCTTCTTGAGTCGTTCTGactttctagagcagtggttttcaacctttttcatttgtggacccttaaacattttgaatggaggtgcagacccctttggaaatcttagatatagtgtgtggacccccaggggtccatggaccacaggttgaaaagcaCTGCTTTAGATCACATATTCTTTAGAACCCACCTGCTCCCATAGGGCAGTTTCCTTCAGGGTCATAGTTAAACACAGAGTTGTGAGGGCCATATTGGGCCTTCCAGCCTTCACGCAGGAATGACTGGGTAACATTCTcgggcctgtattatgcaggaggtcagatgatgATTAGATTAGATGGCCTTAAAATCTTTGGCTCAGTGAATCGCTGCAGCCCAGTGGAGATGGGGCCCTTTGAAAGACCATGAACTGTGTTTCAGGGTTCTCTGCCTCGGCTGTGGAGAGCAAACTCCCCGCTCTGAGCTTCAGAAGCGCTTTGAAGCACTAAATCCCACCTGGAGAGCTGAAGCACATGGCATAGCCCCTGATGGGGATGTCTTCCTCACGGAGGAGCAGGTGCATAACTTCCGCGTCCCAGCCTGCAGCAGATGTGGTGGGATCCTGAAGCCAGATGTAACGTTCTTCGGGGACACAGTTAGCCGGGAGAAAGTGGACTTTGTGCACAAGCGCCTGGCTGAATCAGATTCCATGCTGGTGGCAGGATCCTCTTTGCAGGTAACTGCTCATCTCTCCTCT encodes:
- the SIRT4 gene encoding NAD-dependent protein lipoamidase sirtuin-4, mitochondrial; this encodes MSIYCALKVPEGCRALGLHHYRSHSVAKAAPNLAFVPASPPPDAMEVEALQRFVSHSQRLLVMTGAGISTESGIPDYRSEGVGLYARTDRRPIQHAEFVRSASARQRYWARNFVGWPQFSSHQPNAAHLALRNWEKLGKLHWLVTQNVDALHIKAGSQRVMELHGCTHRVLCLGCGEQTPRSELQKRFEALNPTWRAEAHGIAPDGDVFLTEEQVHNFRVPACSRCGGILKPDVTFFGDTVSREKVDFVHKRLAESDSMLVAGSSLQVYSGYRFALAAHEKKLPIVIINIGPTRSDHFASMKLNSRCGELLPLIVPR